A window of the Thermodesulfovibrionia bacterium genome harbors these coding sequences:
- a CDS encoding IS5/IS1182 family transposase, translating into MPRLMLSDEFWSKLEKILLQEAIYNK; encoded by the coding sequence ATGCCCCGATTAATGCTCAGTGATGAGTTCTGGTCGAAGCTGGAGAAGATTCTGCTTCAAGAAGCGATTTATAACAAG